The following are encoded together in the Drosophila sechellia strain sech25 chromosome 3R, ASM438219v1, whole genome shotgun sequence genome:
- the LOC6616799 gene encoding guanine nucleotide-binding protein-like 3 homolog codes for MALKRLKTKKSKRLTGRLKHKIEKKVRDHNKKERRAAKKNPKKGSKKQKLIQIPNICPFKDDILKEVEEAKQRQEAERLARREAFKAEREQNKFKTLESMVEDADMRSTVHGIMHENDAQDQDEKKYKNAVTKEQSLKQYFKEFRKVIENADVVLEVVDARDPLGTRCNEVERAVRGAPGNKRLVLVLNKADLVPRENLNNWIKYFRRSGPVTAFKASTQDQANRLGRRKLREMKTEKAMQGSVCIGAELLMSMLGNYCRNKGIKTSIRVGVVGIPNVGKSSIINSLTRGRSCMVGSTPGVTKSMQEVELDSKIKLIDCPGIVFTSGGENSHAVLKNAQRVGDVKDPFTIAESVLKRASKDYFCTMYDITNYDTFEEFFAKKAARMGKFLKKGVPDVVAAARSVLNDWNTGKIKYCTQPPEVQEGQSVHISASIVHSDAREFDVENFESMETEILEHCAVKTDDIMEITSSGPLEIRQPREEAEPADKITASLVIDEKEKPAKGRKRKLDEEKEKVDPSLLLEENQSLNKGIKQMQKLKKKQNVRNEKKISKITDVLDSFSLGSSSSKAEKYDFDEDYVIE; via the exons ATGGCTTTAAAAAGGTTGAAGA CCAAGAAATCCAAGAGGCTCACCGGTCGCTTGAAGCACAAGATCGAAAAGAAGGTGCGCGACCACAACAAAAAGGAACGTCGCGCGGCCAAGAAGAATCCGAAGAAGGGTAGCAAGAAACAGAAGCTCATCCAGATCCCGAACATCTGTCCCTTCAAGGATGACATCCTcaaggaggtggaggaggccAAGCAACGTCAGGAGGCCGAACGTTTGGCTCGTCGCGAAGCCTTTAAGGCGGAACGCGAACAGAACAAGTTCAAGACGCTGGAGTCCATGGTCGAGGATGCAGACATGCGGAGCACCGTGCACGGAATAATGCACGAAAACGATGCCCAGGATCAGGACGAAAAGAAGTACAAGAACGCCGTGACCAAGGAGCAGTCATTGAAGCAGTACTTCAAGGAATTCCGCAAGGTGATAGAAAACGCCGACGTCGTCTTGGAGGTGGTTGATGCACGTGACCCCCTGGGAACCCGCTGCAATGAGGTTGAGCGCGCCGTTCGCGGTGCTCCGGGCAACAAGCGACTGGTCCTGGTGCTCAACAAAGCCGACCTGGTGCCGCGAGAGAATCTGAACAACTGGATCAAGTACTTCCGTCGCAGCGGACCTGTCACTGCCTTCAAGGCTTCCACACAGGATCAGGCCAACCGGCTGGGACGCCGCAAACTGCGCGAAATGAAAACCGAGAAGGCTATGCAGGGTTCTGTCTGCATTGGCGCTGAGTTGCTCATGTCCATGTTGGGCAACTACTGCCGGAATAAGGGCATCAAGACCTCGATTCGCGTTGGCGTTGTTGGAATTCCAAATGTAGGCAAGAGCTCCATCATAAACTCGCTGACCCGCGGCAGGTCCTGTATGGTGGGCAGCACGCCAGGAGTGACCAA gTCAATGCAAGAAGTAGAGCTGGATTCGAAAATCAAACTGATCGATTGTCCTGGAATCGTATTTACTAGCGGAGGTGAAAACTCACATGCAGTTCTGAAGAATGCACAGCGTGTGGGCGATGTAAAGGATCCCTTCACCATTGCCGAGAGCGTATTGAAGCGTGCCAGCAAGGATTACTTCTGCACGATGTACGATATTACAAACTACGACACATTTGAGGAATTCTTCGCTAAAAAGGCAGCCAGAATGG GCAAATTTCTGAAGAAGGGAGTGCCAGATGTTGTGGCTGCAGCAAGAAGCGTGCTTAACGATTGGAACACGGGCAAAATCAAATACTGCACACAGCCTCCGGAAGTTCAGGAAGGACAAAGTGTGCACATAAGTGCCTCGATAGTTCACTCAGACGCTCGCGAATTTGATGTGGAGAACTTTGAGTCCATGGAGACGGAAATCCTAGAGCATTGCGCTGTGAAAACGGATGACATTATGGAGATAACGTCTAGCGGGCCTCTAGAGATTCGACAGCCGCGTGAGGAAGCCGAACCTGCAGATAAAATAACTGCCAGCTTGGTCATAGACGAGAAGGAAAAGCCCGCAAAGGGTCGCAAACGAAAGCTGGATGAGGAAAAGGAGAAGGTTGATCCCAGTTTACTTCTAGAAG AAAACCAATCCCTGAATAAAGGCATCAAGCAGATGCAAAAGCTTAAAAAGAAACAGAATGTTCGCAACGagaaaaaaatatccaaaattACAGACGTTCTGGATAGCTTTAGCTTAGGTTCATCCTCGTCCAAGGCAGAAAAATACGATTTTGATGAGGACTATGTGATTGAATAA
- the LOC6616800 gene encoding mothers against decapentaplegic homolog 6, whose translation MIFPREKKVLWRYASSNYRSNGVSAAPPAQPPRPPPPPHRPRPHQCTPSFGYSCNEEDSLAMRQTPLPPYSSIACGMDCSSSNSSSCGQSLSLSQGQSHNNNNSHPYRRLPNHMDVLPPPPSACDRCCTVPGCSCVSSCDDMLIDGSDLDQDRSPDQGQDQPVDRRMISATTFTTMFRKCCGGATESTNGSTLTIPVSTARATAYPPQTQVQNGKRFREDFEALIKQLKRKQRNELILAVQSRVDPPTKTQRNVVEPTTTTAPTYLQCILIPCKTQTVWEPHVTASRLFFWKELWNAKELKRLPICPAARDCIYMCCNPLHWFRILHQPETESPTPPYQRSKMLRLKDADFEEDSQNDAKSAALSTWSAQSTSISSIYKPALYESVTTDGKDHNINSQVWCQIAYWEMAHRVGEFFHAKTNAVNIYTDGIVASEVDSMCLRDLTPAGNQIHSEVVPTARHTVGLGVTLSLENGDVWIYNRGNTTIFVDSPTLAENLDRVCKVMPGYCLKAFETNRAELLSMREQGHHPMGPVDYFSIKISFGKGWGRDYKRQDIMGCPCWLEVHFCHLR comes from the exons ATGATATTCCCAAGAGAAAAGAAGGTGTTATGGCGTTATGCGTCCAGCAACTATCGGAGCAATGGGGTGTCAGCAGCACCGCCCGCTCAGCCACCACGGCCGCCTCCCCCTCCACATCGACCCCGCCCTCATCAGTGTACGCCAAGCTTTGGTTATTCCTGCAACGAAGAGGACTCCTTGGCAATGCGACAGACACCGCTGCCGCCTTACAGTTCGATAGCCTGCGGGATGGACTGCTCCAGCTcaaactccagctcctgtGGCCAGAGTTTGAGTCTGAGTCAGGGGcaaagccacaacaacaacaacagccatcCGTACCGCCGTCTGCCAAATCACATGGATGTGTTGCCGCCGCCTCCGTCAGCATGCGACCGCTGCTGTACCGTTCCTGGTTGCAGCTGCGTAAGCTCCTGCGACGATATGTTGATCGACGGAAGCGATCTGGATCAGGATCGGAGTCCGGATCAGGGACAGGATCAGCCGGTGGACCGCCGGATGATAAGTGCCACCACCTTTACGACCATGTTTCGGAAATGCTGCGGCGGCGCGACGGAGTCTACCAACGGATCCACACTCACGATTCCAGTCAGCACGGCCAGAGCCACCGCTTATCCCCCTCAAACGCAAGTCCAGAATGGCAAACGATTTCGCGAGGACTTCGAAGCGCTAATAAAGCAACTCAAGCGCAAGCAGAGAAACGAACTTATTCTCGCAGTCCAGAGTCGCGTGGATCCGCCGACCAAGACGCAGCGCAATGTCGTGgaacccaccaccaccaccgcaccCACCTACCTGCAGTGCATCCTGATACCTTGCAAAACGCAAACGGTTTGGGAGCCGCACGTGACCGCCAGCCGTCTGTTTTTCTGGAAGGAATTGTGGAACGCCAAGGAACTGAAGCGACTGCCCATTTGTCCCGCCGCCCGCGACTGCATCTACATGTGCTGCAATCCGCTGCATTGGTTTCGCATCCTGCACCAGCCCGAAACAG AATCCCCAACGCCGCCGTACCAACGCTCAAAAATGCTGAGACTGAAAGATGCAG ATTTCGAAGAAGACTCGCAGAACGATGCAAAGTCGGCAGCGCTGAGCACGTGGAGTGCCCAAAGCACCAGCATTTCGAGCATCTACAAGCCGGCTCTCTACGAGTCGGTTACCACTGATGGAAAAG ATCATAACATCAACAGCCAGGTCTGGTGCCAAATCGCCTACTGGGAGATGGCCCACCGCGTCGGGGAGTTCTTTCACGCCAAAACGAATGCAGTCAATATCTACACGGATGGGATTGTGGCCAGTGAGGTGGACAGCATGTGCCTACGTGACCTCACACCCGCAGGCAATCAGATCCACTCGGAGGTGGTGCCAACAGCGCGTCATACGGTCGGATTGG GGGTCACATTGAGCCTGGAGAACGGCGATGTTTGGATCTACAACCGTGGGAATACAACCATTTTTGTCGATTCGCCCACCCTGGCCGAAAATCTCGACCGAGTGTGCAAAGTGATGCCGGGCTATTGTCTGAAGGCCTTTGAAACCAATAG GGCTGAACTGCTGAGCATGAGAGAGCAAGGACATCACCCCATGGGACCCGTCGACTACTTCAGCATTAAGATCAGCTTTGGCAAGGGCTGGGGACGCGACTACAAAAGACAGGACATCATGGGCTGCCCCTGCTGGCTGGAGGTTCACTTTTGCCATCTGCGGTGA